Proteins from a genomic interval of Rhipicephalus microplus isolate Deutch F79 chromosome 6, USDA_Rmic, whole genome shotgun sequence:
- the LOC142765214 gene encoding uncharacterized protein LOC142765214 → MYQVLIGLMAAAATYATPVAFRPIDTWPAALGIPQATTHDLLDSPSTSERCHLRIETSWMTKHRGTLPDPPTAGYKREPLNQCPLGHGALLGRHSLCSMYQVLIGLMAAAATYATPVAFRPIDTWPAALGIPQATTHDLLDSPSTSERCHLRIETSWMTKHRGTLPDPPTAGYKREPLNQCPLGHGALLGRHSLCSMYQVSYLCRCNCFRSSDDMLFRVSCPINGKWLIWTCYAVSRECMAAALNWSVLEGYDVASQTLLLLAGDIEQNPGPMSVPEREQISKIEEMLKVLQSGQVTVLEKLSGIAKTQDELRKKLDDVITKTNVIEKRLTTLEETEKKFADKLDDLENRSRRTNLVFFGIPDSHPKETWEESENLVKSVCTDVLKLENIAIERAHRLGAYKTERIRPIIASFSGSKSRESVLRNAYRFKGTSYSVSEDFSKAVQEKRRQLWKYSKEKQLDKKNRVHLSYDKLVINGQAFAWDTDMHQPVPLRAHAQILGRK, encoded by the coding sequence ATGTATCAGGTGCTGATCGGGCTCATGGCAGCGGCGGCGACGTATGCTACACCCGTGGCATTTCGACCGATCGACACATGGCCAGCGGCTCTTGGCATTCCACAAGCGACTACGCATGATCTACTAGATTCACCAAGCACCTCGGAGCGGTGCCATCTGCGCATCGAAACGAGCTGGATGACAAAGCATCGTGGTACGCTTCCGGATCCGCCTACTGCTGGCTACAAAAGGGAGCCCCTGAACCAATGCCCACTGGGACACGGCGCTCTTCTCGGCCGTCACTCACTCTGTTCAATGTATCAGGTGCTGATCGGGCTCATGGCAGCGGCGGCGACGTATGCTACACCCGTGGCATTTCGACCGATCGACACATGGCCAGCGGCTCTTGGCATTCCACAAGCGACTACGCATGATCTACTAGATTCACCAAGCACCTCGGAGCGGTGCCATCTGCGCATCGAAACGAGCTGGATGACAAAGCATCGTGGTACGCTTCCGGATCCGCCTACTGCTGGCTACAAAAGGGAGCCCCTGAACCAATGCCCACTGGGACACGGCGCTCTTCTCGGCCGTCACTCACTCTGTTCAATGTATCAGGTTAGTTATTTATGCCGTTGTAATTGCTTTAGAAGCAGTGATGACATGCTTTTTAGAGTGTCGTGTCCCATTAATGGTAAATGGCTTATCTGGACGTGCTATGCTGTTTCTCGCGAGTGTATGGCTGCCGCATTGAATTGGTCTGTCTTGGAGGGTTACGATGTGGCCTCTCAGACATTACTACTCTTGGCTGGTGACATAGAACAAAACCCTGGCCCTATGTCTGTGCCTGAGCGAGAACAGATAAGTAAAATCGAAGAAATGCTAAAGGTGCTACAGTCAGGGCAGGTAACCGTGTTGGAAAAGCTGTCGGGCATTGCTAAAACTCAGGATGAGCTTCGGAAAAAGCTGGACGACGTGATTACTAAAACTAATGTAATTGAAAAGCGCCTTACTACACTAGAGGAAACAGAAAAGAAGTTCGCTGACAAACTAGACGacttagaaaacagaagccggaGAACAAACTTGGTATTCTTTGGAATACCAGATAGTCATCCAAAGGAAACTTGGGAAGAATCCGAAAATCTAGTTAAGTCTGTCTGTACGGATGTATTAAAGCTGGAAAATATAGCAATAGAAAGGGCTCATCGTCTCGGGGCCTACAAAACAGAAAGAATTCGTCCAATAATTGCTAGCTTTTCAGGATCGAAATCAAGAGAATCTGTTCTGCGAAATGCATACAGATTCAAAGGGACGTCATACAGCGTATCAGAAGACTTCAGCAAGGCAGTTCAAGAAAAACGCCGGCAGCTTTGGAAGTACAGTAAAGAAAAACAGCTTGACAAGAAAAATCGTGTACATTTAAGTTACGATAAGCTGGTAATCAATGGACAAGCATTTGCCTGGGATACTGACATGCACCAACCAGTTCCTCTTCGGGCGCATGCTCAGATATTGGGGCGGAAATGA